The stretch of DNA CTGCATGCAGGAAAAACTGGTCTGGTCTTTTCACTTCCTAGTAAAGCACTCCTTTTTTCCTTAcacttcactttatttgtgcTATATACACAGTATTGTCATCAGTGCTTTAATGACCACACAGTATAATTATGATTCAATAACTTTATTAGAACACATTCCCAGAGTGGACAATAACACTTGAATAGTATGACCCAGGCTCTCTTAAAATTTAAATGTCAGtggtcaaacctgtgtttgtgctgctgtgaaaaagcTCTATTACTCCAGGTTACACTGGGTTTTATAAATACGACGTTCCCTGAGATTGTGTCATCGTTTAAACGTCTAACGCGGTGTGTTGTCCAACTGCAGAGGTGCAACAGAATCTATAAACAGAACCTGTAGGAAATATTTGCGATTCTGTTTTCATTAGTCTATTATCAGCTAAAAATGAAGAACTGTTATGTTTTCATTACACTAGAATAAGACCCTTATATACAACAAGAGCCAGTTGTTGTCGATTATGATTATGTGGCGCAAAACtgacaaatcaaacactggctcgagggaggtctttttttttctacatattGTTGGTTGGCAGGTTCAACCACACACGTACAATTACAGCAATGACAATGGGATGTTGCGATACTACATGCAAGGATGATGTaatgtatttatacataaacaatatttgttactttgtctgGTGATAAGGGTGGAAGTCAGGGTGAGGCAAATCGATGAAAACCTGCTGCTAACTAGTGGTTGGAGGCTtaaatatccatccattttccaccgctttatcctccacaggagggtcgcgaaggtgctgtgccaatctcagctgatatagggcgaTCAGtggggaacaccctggacagtttgccagtccatcacagggccatataTAGAGACACTCACTCCTACGGTCAATTttagtgaccaatttacctaatccccatattgcatatttttagactgtgggtagaaaccagagaacctggagaaaacccacacacacacacacacagggagaaaaatgcaaactccatgcagaaaggccctctttccaaccggggctcaaacccaggtcttcttgctgcaaaggcaagagtgctaaccactacaccaatcatGTGGCAGGCTTAAATATAcaagggaaaacacacacagcttatgGATATGGCGCTTCAAAGAACCGATACAGTATCATGTTGTGAAATATTGCAGTATTTTCTTACATCCCAactaaataacaacaaaaatattacaTAGTCTAATATTTAGTTTGTGTTGGGACCAGTTTATTTAAGCTGCATACACAGTGTTTTATGATAAGTTGATGAGAGCAGTGGCCAGTGGGTGTGGTTTTCATTGTTCAGTGGTTTGGCAGGTGGAGAGACAAAGATAAGGGCTTTGATCGGCATGTCTACTTTcagtttgtatttgttcatttattttacataaataGTCAGacaacacaattacacacacacacactaaaaaaatactaataaagTGAGTTGTCAACACTGAAGTAATCTGGTTTATGTACTTTCCAATACATCATGACAGTTAagagactgggtcgggacccacataTGGGTCACAGGAAATTATTTTTTGGTCTCTAAATAATTAGCAGAATCTGTTGTTGGtggtgttacagaaatggcacTAAAATTGTCAGAAACGTTTCCTTTTTTCCCAGTGGTGTACACAGAGGGGGCCCCTGGTGCCCTAATGTCCTATCAACGCACATCAACGTTCCCTCTAGAGTGGTAAAAACATGAAGTGCCCTACTGGCTGCCACTCATATGTGAGCTCTAAAggaaaatataaatttaaaaacaagtattGTTTCTAAAGGAGTGCCTTTCTGGTGTATTAAATTGATGCAGTGACCTTAAAGACGCCCTTGCAACTTCGTTCTCAGTCATGTGCTAAAATGACCTGCCAAATAAGATGTTTTCAGACCGTGTTTGCCGTTGGTGGTGTAACGTGgctccttttttatttgtgaattgCAAGTGAAGTAAGTGGTCTTTGTTCGCTGTTGACTCAGGGTGGCATGTCTTACAAATCAGCTCCTGGATCTGTACAGACATGACATGATTGTGGTCAGAGTGCTTCTCACCTGGGATGATCCCACTGCTCTGGGTTAGAGACTCCTCTGTGCTGGAAGGATGAGTGACAGCTATTGTTGAACCtccacagagaagagagagaacattAACAACAAGGCTAAAAGCTGCGAGTGTTGAGCATTGACCTATTCCACAAGTTTATTtggaaaaatattaatattttccaAGACAATATGCAGCAAttcaattatgtttttataaaacctACTAGAATATGCTTATTTGTGAACAGGTTTTATTCCAAACAACTGTTAGTGAGCACATGGACTGCATTGTCTGtggttatttatatatattcaagTTCTCTACACCGATTTTCAAACAGCAAAAATCAATCAGTTCACTCTCCTGATCAGCTTATttacaatatatacattttaagacGGTCATATTATACTGGTTTTAcaattagtattagtattagtattagtagtgTCTGTCTAAGCATGTTCAGTTTTGTCTACTACTGCTGCTCTGAAAGAAAGTACAATTCTTGGATAGCTTTGATTAACATTGATGTTGACTGGGAGATCAAGTTGAAGTACTTTTAACTGGGATTTGACTTTTAAGTGTTTTCCCAACTGTAGggtgtgtatttatgtgcatACTAAACATACTCAATTAGAGCTAAACATTTGAAGACAGAGGAAATGAGCCCTCACCATTCCTCTGCTGAACAGCGTGTAAAAGCTGTCGTGGAAGATCTGGCTCAACCATCTGAAAATGCAGCAAAACATTCGTGTCCGAATAGAAACAAAAGGTAGAACATGGGGGCAAAGACAGGACAGCACACACACCACTTCCAGGCTCATTCTGTGCAGCTTATGCCACTTATGTTTGTTTGGATCAGAGAAAtcgaaagaaagaaaaacagctgagatgaaacctgctgcagcagcagaaggaagTCCAGTAATGTGGAAAATCTGAGGGTTTATTGAGGTAAGACAGAAAAGAGGGGACATTACAGAGTTCCACAGAGACGTAGTAGTGGCTTACtcttaatgaatgtgtgttacATGTACATATTTGCTTAAACCCCGCCATGTAATGCCTGTAAACAAGAGTGTAAAGTGTCAGTAAAgttataaaacaacaataactccAGCCCCTGTATTCAAGTTCACACGCTCACCTTCGAGCCGTTTCGAACGTAGCTCTTGTTTTTCACCTCGGTCCACATTTGTGAGCTTGTGTTTTCAGACTTCATCACGGTGTTAGTttccctccttcacctcctctcgTGCTGCGTTCAGGAGCTTCTGCTGGAACCAGTGCTTTAACACACGCTGTGTAGACGCCAATAAAGGCACATGTTGTGAATTTGAAGCTGCGCTCTACCTGACGCTCGTTTCTCCGCGAGCAAACTGACGCGGAATTGTAACGCCCTCCTTACGCAGAATTTACGGTAAAAGCCTGCGCACCAATGACTCAAGCTCATTTGTTAGGATATCaacatccggttttcaaaataaaaaacaccgAGCTCACTATCTGATATGGGAGAAATAATGAAACCCCCCACAGCTCTAAGTTCCAGAGGACtaataatgtgacttttttttatggcCGTGACTATCGGCCATACAGTTAATaaaattattttcaaatttgGAAATGAGCTTTTTTTAACCGTAAAGCCTTTGTAAGGAGGAAACGTGTAGACATATGATTTGGATACAAGGTGTGGAAGCGACTGCAAACGCTGTTATTTGTCCATAAGAAAAACCCAAACTGAATGTGTTCTTTCATGAAgggtgctttaaaaaaataaaataaatcagcttACCTTCCTACAGTGAGGTGGAGATGAAATGTTGACATAAGGTATATTTAAGAACAGGTTTACCTTAACCTTGTTTTACAGGATGTTCTGCAACTACACACCACTACCACCTGAGAAAACGCTTTCCcatttgcatgtttatttttttctgtttatctgAATGAGATCCTATTTTCTGCATTTGAACAAAACTGTGTTTCAAGTACAGACTGTTTATACTGACTGAGAAAATAGCTGATTATAAGTCTTTCTAAATATTACATTTGCAGATCACATCCAcctgaaaatgttaaatgtagaCTGTTCAGCAAGAACTTGCCTGTAAATAGCTAGAGTAAAACGTAATATAGATTTGCTCCCCATTACCTGCGATttgtgaagacaaaaaaaatcaacttaaCATCTCAGAAATAATCCTTAAATGAGTTAGTCATTAAAAATAGCAAATACAAAGGTGAATGTATTGTCCTTTATGGTAAATATTTCAattttttctctttgctttACACAGCAACACCAACAGTCTGCAGAGATATTGCAcaaatgtttacactgtaaaagcAGAAAGAGCAAATTCTGATCgctcgcacacaaacacacaagcactcaACATCATTGCAGCCTGCGGATGGTGTAGATCAGCAAATCACATACATACTGCAGAACGGGAACAGAGCAGATACacatctaaaaacacacaaccaaaGGCATGActtaattttaaaatgattctCACCACTCAGCCCAATAACAAACAGTCAGCGGTGGAGTGTCTTACAATATGAAATTACCCATTTATAGTAACAGTATATATAATCAGAGGACAGAGTGCAACAGCACTGCCGGTTCCTAAGATCCATGTCTCAAGGACAGACAGTAAAACTTCCATTTTGGTAAGTTTGAGAGATGTAGACGAGCCCTGGTGGGCCTGCGTGGAATAGTGAACAGTAAAAACCTGTGTTGTGCGGCAGCTACCACAGTGACAAGCATGGTGCACAGATCAACAGAGAAAAGCTTACAAGTCCCATTCTGCTCATTAGATGACACAATTCTTAAACAGGACAGGAAAGTTACACATTACTCACACTGTGATAACGCTGCATCTATGGAGAAACATGTATCGACATTTAAACATCTTATCTCCATCTTGACATTGTATCGCTCAATATAACACAATCACCAAAAGCAGGAATGTTTAAGATTTTATTTACCActacaggacaaaaaaaaaagcaaagaaatccTGTAACTCAATCCAGTataattaagattttttttaaaatcaacgTAAAATTCTGAGAGATTTTGATATCACATGTCCAAGCAGCCGCTTCCAGGCATCTTGGCTGTGCTTAGGTAAACCTCAATACTGAAGCTCAGTTGAACACTAAAGTAAACAGGGCCACCTAGTGGACATAAAGGTTATGTCTGGGAGTAAAGTGAGTGTAGAAGAACTGAACCGTAACAGTGACACACTGTATGAGTTCACAAGATAAGAAAAATCTGGGATTGTCAGAGTTGCATTGACGCAAAAGCACAACTGTGGTTAATACTctgttggaggaaaaaaaaaaaagaaaaagaattgaGATCAAACTATAAAAATTTGATTCAATCCAAGTAATATTAAATGATTTGAAGATAAAACACCACCAACATACAACGTCACACCATTATGTCCTCAGCTGGTTTTAAAACACCATACAGATAGTTACCCTTTGACAAGGTTAGTAATAATTCAAACGTTACTTCTCCCCCTGACTAAACCCCATCACTCCTTCAACCCCCCATCAGTCACAATCCGGATAGGTCACACTTAAGACAGTATATCACCTTCCACCCTCTCCTGCTCTCATCCTGGCACCCCACTCCTTACAAGACGTTTGTTCTGTCCGTTGTGTTGAGAGCTGGTAACCAGTGCATGATGGGAGGTGTAGGAAAAGCAGAAAGGCAGAGACACACGTTTCCAAAAGGACGAGGCAGTGACATCACATGATTTCACAGCATGAGTTCTGTTTCCGTGCCTGCgaggacacacatgcacacagtcagGCATCTTAACAGCAGCCGGCCAACTGCCTTTACAGTTCAGTGCTAAGATGATGGTGGTCAGTACTCACAGTCTTGTAGAAGGCTTTAGACTGGTTTCCCAGGTGTTCTGACTTTGCCACAAGATCATCcagtttctctcctctgtccaaaAGACTTTCCATGGTGTTGTGctacataaaacaaaagttaaataTAGAAAGCACACATGAGAGCGCAAATCTCTGGCAAGGCCACACAATTTACCACAGTATTAATACATTCCCCATAACTTCCTCTGCAGAGTTAAATAGGTCATGTGTAGTGAAAAGAGAATGACTTGATAAGTTAATAGCAAAAGCAAGAAGGTAATTCAGACATGTGGAGTCACAGtaaataatgataaattaaACTGATGAACTTGTAATAGATGCCATCCTTATGTTGAATATGCTGTTTCAGAAGTGTCCGGAGGTATTTTACCAAAATGATCTTTGTCTCATCCAGTTCTGCCTGCACTTTGGTCATTGCATCTGCTTCTCTAGGGTTCTGGGAAGAACAAGTACAACAAAAATAGTTAAAAAGATTCTCTGATTGATGTAAAACCTATCTGATaaacatattacattacatacacactGACCTGGTATTTAGACAGGTGAATATCTAAGGCTTTGTAGTTTATGGTTTCAGGATTACCAGAGGGCCAGTCTATACTGTCCACTTGCCTGGAGAATTCCTCTAGtacctaaaaacaaacaaggaacGAAAACAGGTAACCATCTCTTTATACAAGATAACATGAAAGTGCAAAATGATGCGTCTGTAtagacatgtttttgttcaaaccTTTTCCAGCAATGTGAAAGAGACTCTTTGTGGATACTCTGTATCTGCAATGACCACAGCACCCAGGTTATCATTCCTCACGTACACATGGCACAGGTATTCTGAAACAGAAAGAAATCCCATATTCCACCATGAGCAATGGCCTTTCTTGGCTTCATGGTGCAGCTGAACTCAGTCAGTAAGTGCACTTTgttaagaaaaacagaaataaaacacagtctCTTAAATAAAGCTTATAATGTTGACCCTAAGACTGATAAGCACACATGCAATTTGGCTGTGCATTCTGTTATTTAGTAACTAGCTTCGTGTCACTTGATTTGGCATTATGGCATATCTGATGGCGAGGCAACATATTTTCTACAGCGACTTTCATTTAGAGACACCATTTAACTGCTCAACGCAAATATCAAATCAGCTAATCACACAACATCAACTCCATGGACTTAGGCATGGAGACATGGTGAACAatacctgctgaagttcaagctgagcatcagaatgaagaCGAATGGTGAtttcagtgactttgaacacagcatggttgttggtgctaGATGGGCTGgtgtgagtatttcagaaacaaatgatCTACTAGGATTCTCATGCACAAGCATATCTGGAGTTTACAGGGAATGGtctaaaaaagagaaaatatctaggacaaaaatgccttgttgatgccagggGTCAAGATGAGGATGTGCAGACTGGTTTGAATGATAAGAAGATAATTCAAACGTAAACCCATTAAAATCGAGGTGTAAAAAGATCATCTCTGACTGCACAATGCGTTGAACCTTGAAGCAAATGGCCTACAGCGGCAGAAGACCACATCGAGTGGCACTCCTCACTTTAACAGGTGTTCCTT from Solea solea chromosome 8, fSolSol10.1, whole genome shotgun sequence encodes:
- the sb:cb288 gene encoding uncharacterized protein sb:cb288 isoform X1; the protein is MKSENTSSQMWTEVKNKSYVRNGSKMVEPDLPRQLLHAVQQRNGSTIAVTHPSSTEESLTQSSGIIPGEKHSDHNHVMSVQIQELICKTCHPESTANKDHLLHLQFTNKKGATLHHQRQTRSENILFGRSF
- the sb:cb288 gene encoding uncharacterized protein sb:cb288 isoform X3 — translated: MKSENTSSQMWTEVKNKSYVRNGSKMVEPDLPRQLLHAVQQRNGSTIAVTHPSSTEESLTQSSGIIPESTARCG
- the sb:cb288 gene encoding uncharacterized protein sb:cb288 isoform X2, coding for MKSENTSSQMWTEVKNKSYVRNGSKMVEPDLPRQLLHAVQQRNGSTIAVTHPSSTEESLTQSSGIIPGVIAATVFIALLLALYAVLWKCMVSPPQRKHSKVRVRIHQRSSV
- the ykt6 gene encoding synaptobrevin homolog YKT6 gives rise to the protein MKLYSLSIIYKGASKANLLKAAYDLSSFSFFQRSSVQEFMTFTSALIVERTTQGSRASVKEQEYLCHVYVRNDNLGAVVIADTEYPQRVSFTLLEKVLEEFSRQVDSIDWPSGNPETINYKALDIHLSKYQNPREADAMTKVQAELDETKIILHNTMESLLDRGEKLDDLVAKSEHLGNQSKAFYKTARKQNSCCEIM